The window GGCTACTGGACTTGGGTATCATAAGTTTAGCACCAGGTTGATACACCAGCCATATGTGATCAGTCTCAACCACTCTGTCTCCGCTGTGTGTCCAAGAGATGGAACTAGTCAAATAAGGCCCCTctctaaattcaaaattacaACAAATCAGACCAGGGCCTTGAATTATTTCATCCTCCTCAAGTGAGAACACAGAGCATAGAGCAAAACCCAAGAAGTCCTTGTTATGCCAATTTGGAGGCAGCTCTATTGTTACCGAGGATCCGATACTTGGATGCTGGAACCACTCTGGAATTGTACTTCCAGGAAGAACAATACTGTATTCAATTTCTGGAAGAAAGTTCTGCATCAAaagataaatagataaataaataattataatgttttaagATATAAGACCAAATTCAAACATGAGAGAGTTAAACCTGATGAAGTTTCTCCAGTATAGTTGCCACATTATCCTGAGCTAGTGCGAAGCAATTCGGCAGTTTGAAAGTTACAGGACGAAGGCAAGAGGAAGACGATAGGTACTGTGGCGACTGTGGAGATAGAACTGATAAAGACTCAAGGGATATGCAATCCCCAGCatctaataattttatacttggtGGGAGCTTGGAAATTTCTTGAAGGCTTTTGCACTGATTCACAGAAAGGACCCTTAGATGAGAAAGTCTATTCACCTCCTCAGGTACGGTAACCAAATTGTTTCTGCTAAGGTTTAATTCTTCCAAGAAGTGTAAGTGGCCAATATTGTCATTGATCGATCTATCGGTTAGATTGCAGCCACTAAGATCTAAATATTTTAAGGAGTATAAACCTGACAAATAAGGCAACTGCAAACCAGTCCCATCTGAATTTTCTCTATGTAGTAACCTGAATAGAAGGGATGAAATCCAGGAGTTAGATGTTGATCCTTTACATCCCCTAAAGGATAACTCTTTAAGGTTTCTCAAATGAAAAAGTGAGAGAGGTGGTTGAGTTATAGCAGTTCCATCAGCTTGAAGTTTCATCAAGAATTGCAACCTCCCCAGGTCCTCTGGCAATTTGCTGAGTTTTGAACAGCCAGAGACAATGAGGGTTTCAAGGGATCTCAAACTGCAAATGCTATTTGGAAGACTCCTGAGGTTTTTGCATTTTCTCATATTCAATAACTGAAGGCCTTTAAGATGAACAATTGAGGGGGACAGCTCTTTTATAGATGTTCCATCTAAAAGAAGCTCTTGTAAACAttccatatcctccatgatttccggaaaaatctcTAGACCTGAACAGCCAGAGAGCACCAGAGTTCCCAGGGATTTCAAAGAATAAATGTTGCTTGGAAGAATCATAAGGTTTTTGCAGTTTTTCATATCCAATAAAACAAGTCTTGGGAGAAACACCACTGAAGGGGGAAGTTCTACAATAGCAGTCCCTTCCAAATTAAGCTCCAACAAATTTTCCATACACCCTTGGATCTCTGGAAACTTGTCAATTTTAGAGCAGCCAGAGAGGTTAAGAACTTCAAGTGATTCCAATCCAGTGATGCTTGGAAAATAGTGAAGCATTTTGCAGTTTTTCACATTCAAGATCGTAAGTCTCTTCAGCTTTGTAACTGATGGGTGCACCTCAGGCAAACTCGTACAACCGTCAAGAATTAGCCGCTCCACACGTGGTGCAAAAGACAAGTTTGGGCATTCCAGAAGGTGTTGAGAGTTACCGAGATCGATGACTACTAACTTTGGAAGACGCTGAAACATAaagtaaatcaaaattaaaattcccaCTCATTTGCTTAGATGAACTTTAAACTTCGTTGATAAAGAAGCAGCAATCATACCTTACGCCTTTTCCAGAGGTATTTTAAGCTGCTATGCCTCAAACTGAGTTCACCCAATTTCTCACCATCAAAATTTGATGGCAATGACTCCAAAGTCCATCCATCCCAATGGAGATATCTCAACTCATGAGAAGGAAATTTAAAATCTCGAGGAAGATGGACGGTGTTAGAAACTATAGAATTATTTTCTGCATTTTGATAGACTCGGAGCAATCTAAGTCTTGTCATTTTTTTGAAAGCATCAGAGGTAAGATGTATTTCATTTGATAGAGACATGTTTAGGAATATGCCTTCAATTCTCTCTGTCCCCTAAAAACCATGAAGAAGGGATTAGTAAAGAACAAAACCCATAAAATCTAACTAAAAACATATAGGTAAACAACTTTTGAACTGAAAATCAATgccttaaaatctaaataaggTCAGGTACTTAAGCTCTTACCGTATTTTTTGTCATTACATGATGAACATCTTCAGGATCCCACAATCTACTCCATTTTCCAGGTTCATTATGATCTTGCTGCCGAACAATTTCCCAACAAGCTTTTTGCATCAAATCATGCATCAATAACTTCTTGTCAAAAATACTAATGAGAGATTTGTCTTCAAGCACTCGCATTCCCCCTAATGCAAACAAATTGCAAGTGTCAAGTATTCGTAGAACAAAATTCAAATCCTCTCCTTTGAAGAAGCATGCAACATCGAGGAATATCTCTCTTTCGAACATATCCAATGTTTGAAAACCTCTCATAAGCACATTTTGGATTTGCATGCTAGGTCGTTTCTCCAGCCTTTGCAATACACTTTTccattcaaattttttcttacCAAACAAGAGAGAACCTAGAACTTCAAGAGCTATTGGAAGTCCCTTACAATAATCTACTATACGTCTCGATAGGTCTATAAAACCTTTTTGAGGACTGTTCATGTGGAACGCATGCAAAGAAAAGAGTTGAATAGCTTCCTTACAATTTAATTCCTCAACCATATATGATTCATCCACTCTCCACACAAGAAACAAACGTTTGTATCTAGATGTTAAAATAATTCTACTACCTGGACCAAAATATCTACAATTGTAAACTAAGAAATATATTTGTCTGATATGATCAACATCATCAAGAACAACAAGAACCTTTTTAAAGCAAAGCCTGTGCCTTATTACATGAGTCCCTTCAGAAATATCTGTAATGGACGGAATATCTTCCCCTAAAATATCTCTAAGAAGTTGGTTTTGTAACTGAAGCAAATTAGGCTTTTGACTACTAATATTCAAAAGAAAGCTAGCACCATTGAATAGATGAGCAATTTCGTTATACACAACTTTGGCTAGAGTTGTCTTGCCTATTCCATCCATTCCATATATCCCAATCATGCGGACATCATTTGAGTCAATAGATAGTCGTGAGGCCATTTCCTTCAGACGGCGTTCCATTCCAATCAGCTTATCACCAACATGTAAGAGTTTAAGATTCCTACTTAAAATGTCTTGAACAATTCTCTGAGTAGCCTGTGATTCATACCTGCCAATCATAAAGCAATATAACAACCTATAATGAGTTAGAAACTGTAATAAACAAAGCAGAGAACTGATGATGATGTTTAGTTTTCTTCACAACCGAACTATAGCAAGCATAAATATAGGATTCCTTGAAGTgcatgataaatataaattaattaaatgttgTGCACCCATTATTAAATGTAAAAGACCGGATGAGTTTGTCTGTGCTCCATGTTTAGTGACTCCAAATCATTGAAGTTGATTACTAGTAGCAAATATCAGTTTTGTTTCAACACACACATGTATCCAAGCGCCAAATCCCAATGACTATTACTATCATGGAAAAAACTCATGAATAACTAGAATgcttagaaaaaatttatatccaaCAAAATTTCCTTGatcatatgtttgattttactaACTTTTTTTCGATCAATGATGAGGAGCTTGAAAgtagttaaattttgaaaattaatcatttctactatattaattattttccattttgggTGCTCATTTTTCTCGAAAGTTTCCATTTGAATATTGCATTAATTGTTTCCTTATAGCTGTAAATGAATGAAAGCAGCTGAAAGCAAAGATTCATATATACCCATGCTGCACATGCCATCCACTCAAATTGGCTGCTGCCCTCAACGCCGCCTTCCATCTCATCACCTTATCCTGCGGGACCTTCTGGTGGTTATCAAATGCTTCTCCAAAACTTCCCGTCTGATTTCGCACATCAGATGGATCCACATGGTAGAAGACTGGCACAACCGTCTGTCCCTTTTGTGTCTTCCACTCCATGATCTTGGCCAGCTCATCCAAGCACCATTTTGAATGAGCATAGGTTTTCGAAAAAACCACAATATACATCCTCGATTCTTCGATAGCCTTCAAGAGTGATGACCCGATCTCTTCTCCTCTATCAAGTCCTTCATCGTCTCTGAAGGTGCGGATGCCCTTCTGACACAAAGCGGAATGAAGATGATCTGTAAAAGTGAAGCGAGTGTCTTCACCTCTAAAGCTCAAAAAGACGTCCCATTTGCATCCAAGAGAAAGGACAGTTGAGCTTGTCGTTGGAGCCATAGTCGGGGACGTTGTTCGTCCAAAATTGCAAGACACTAAGAAATTTTTGGGTTGTTAGTGTCAAAATTACAAGAGTCTGAAGATTTATTTCTCTCTACCTTTTAACATTGGAGCTTCCTCCAATCTTCTTCGTTCtttctatcattttattttattttattttattttatttttatttaatgcaCAGTATTAGAAACAGTGAGCGACACTTCCTGGAATTTCTAGTTCGGTTTCCTCACTTCTTTTTCCTCTTGGACGGTCAACTTTGGGCTGCTGCTTTCCCTTTTCTCACCATTTTTGGCCCTTTTCTTTCCGGGTCGGATTCTGGtatgttttttcatttggtACGATCACGTCGGAGCTTTCATCCCAcgctttctcattttttattttaaaaaaaataattctaaaaacagtttttgcttttgaaaataaaaacccggttttaaaattttagggcACCGTTTAGTTAttgttttctgaaaataattttttaaaaaaaaataaaattgagatcaATTCCTTCTTTACAACTCTCActgatattgaaaattttaaaaaatatgatattttctattaattacaAGTGCTTTCCtaaatttccttttaatttttctaaattttttaattagccaaatagttttaaatcaaaccacacctaatacataaaaattaacattataaaatcaaaaatgTCCAAATTGATCCGATTAACATTATAAAGTTATAAACTAAAATACATTTTGAATGACTTTACTATTTTTCTCTtcatatataatcatattttttcagatttttttattataaatagtgAACGAAATTAATAAGTAAAACTTAAATGattcaattaatataaaaaatttataaacaaaaattgatttaaaatgattttattatttcttttttaaccatccgttttcaatttctttcactACACAAATTAATAGATTTCAAATCAAGTATGACTCAATATGTTAGATTCGTTaataaatttactaattttcaaaaataatttaaaactaaaataatgaccgaattaatattaaaaatttataaacaaaaatttttctaaaatgattCTATGTTTCTCTTCcctataaaatcataattttttaaaatttttctttagacaaatattctaaataaaaaagacttAATTCTTGAATTCATTAATAagtcttattaatttttaaaaatgatttaaaactaaaaaaataacataattacaACTAGAAACTCATGGATTTAAATCAGTATAAAATGACTTTATTATATCTCTtttacacataattatatttttatgaattttctcactaaaataaacttcaaatcaagagAGGTTTTATGcgttatatttattaataaatctaatcatttttaaaaataatttgaaatttaaaaataaatctaattaccaataaaaataatagatcaAAAGTGGTATAATATcttgaatttattgtttttcttatacatacaactatatttttaaaattttctcgttaaataaataaattaaattaagtaagatataattaatatttaaattctttaatctttaaatttttaagaataatttgaaattcaaaaaactaaCCTAATTTATTGCAAGCCATATCAAAACCAAcgcaaaataaataagtattaaatatataagTGTAATGACAAACTTGACACATAtgcattttagaaaataaattcattttaaataaaatattattttatatttttaagaaaaaaaattaattatattttatgaaggaaaaactatttatttgtaattataaaattatttttattatataattaaatttaaccaGGTAGCTGGATGCCACGCTGCTAAAAAGTATACAACTTAAGTCTTGGTCAAAAAGAAAAAGCGTGTAGGGGACGTTGAACGGGGAAAAATCCTCTCCCATTAGACTacttattattctttttattccttGGCTCAGAAGCAATTTCCATGTAGAAAGTGCAGGAAGCTTTCATTGGGGCAAAGTGTCTGACTCATCAATATATCGTTTGTCCAAAATTACGAGACATCAATGACTAGAGATTCAGAAGATTTATTCCTCTACAACTTCCTCCCATCTTCCAACCAACTTTAATGTACTGGATCAGGAACAGAGGGCGAGACTTCCTGGAATTGCTACTGCTGTTACTTCCccttttctcacttttttgtttttttttccaactgcGGTATGCATCATTCATTGGTACAACCATAATCGACACCGAACCTCCACCCCACGCTTTCTAATcctttattttaagaaaaaattaaaacagttttgtgtctttaaaaataaaataaaataataaattatttttttaaaataaaattgagaacaAATTTTGACACTtcagtaaaaattattttcacgtgatttttaaaacatggagaaataaatttctttttgtctCTCTCCATCACTAAATAACACTattaaaaatcttcaaatatgattttttgtgaattttctttaacttctctatttttttttaaggtaaatagattttaaatcaaaccatactttaaaaaaaattatcaatttttaaaaataatttaaaactcaaaactcattcaattagaatttaaaaGTCACAGAATTCAAAATCGATCTAATTAACATTAGAAAGTCATTTACCAAGATTTATTGAATGACTTTACTAGTTTCTTCTTTACATATAaccataattttgaaaaaaaaaaaatactaagcaAATGAACTCTTAGGAATATATTCAAtaagtgtttataatatttttagctcttaaaaattttttattaaaaaaattattttaagtgcCATAAAAgatttttaggaaatgtttATAACCTCACAAGCACTTCAAAACATTTTTGACAAGTAcgctctaaattaaaaaaaaaaaagaaaaaaactaatgcTAAGATTTgttaataagtttattaattttaaaacaataatttaaacctcaaaaatcaacataattattactataaatttatgaatttaaattgGTTCAACaagaatttattgtttttttctacacataattatatttttgtgaattttctcataaaaaaaaacttcaaatcaatagtctctatgtattatatttattagagtttaataatttttaaaaataatttaaaatttgaaaacaaatctaattactattaaaaataatatttaataccAAAACATTATAAgttatgattttattgtttttcttatgcACGTaactatattttctaaatttttacaCTAGGTAAATGGATCATAAATTAAGGCATAAGTAACAAGTAAAttcttttacaaattttctaatttttaagagtaatttaaaatttaaaaattaattcaattaattgtAAACTAAATCAAAACCGGTTTAAAATGCTTTGTGtataaataataactaaatacaTGTAATGAAAAATTGGCCCCTTtgcatattaaaataaattcattttaaataaaacattattaatgattactattatctatttttaataaaaaaaaaatcaattatccatatttttatgacatatattaaaatagtattttatttataattataaaattatttttatttttaataggacctgaattaaatttaatagatattatataatcaaatttatgaaGGTGTCCGGAttccaataaataaattgaaaaacgCGTGTCTTGGTCGAAAAGAAAAATCGTGTGGGGACGCTGAATGGACGCGTGTCTtggtcaaaaataaaaaaagtgtgGAGACGCTGAATGGACGCGTGTCTtggtcaaaaataaaaaacgtgTGGAGACGCTGAATGGACGCATGTCTTGGTCAAAAAGAAAATACGTGTGGGGACGCTGAATGGGACAAAACTCTCTCTGATAGACAGTCACATCGTTttaaaaaaggagaaaacaaagaATTGAAACAGATGAAATAATCCCGCTAACCTCCCCACAATTCCATAATTACCCCTAATGTGATAATTTTACTCACTGGGGTCATAGTTAATTACAAttattagtttgaaaatttgttaaatactatgattattttaaattagaggaaatatgagtaaaaatatcaaatgaaaatgatttaagagatatgatgaaaatttcaaaccaatgagaattaaacatatttaaataaaaccttaaaagaAGTCGatgaaattaatctttttaactaTTTTAGACGGATGATATAACCTCACCTTCTTTTTTGTCGAGTGCATGTGaaaaaatattgagtttgtcctctttgattaaaataatatttcaattttattattattattattacataaaGTGTAacctttattaatttatttgaatatatttaaaaaaattatttggctctttatgaaaaaatataaataattttgaaatatttataattttattaaatgtttggaaataaattttagcTAAATAAAGGataaaatgttgtttttatcactttttattattttctcatcatgtgattaattagcagttgaaaaaaaaagtgaaaaataaaaattataaatttaaaaaaaataaaaaaatggaaagggcagtcttttatttataataaaataatgagattgaATTCTCAATAACCATAAAACCCCTCTAATATTACTAAAATTACATTGTTAGATAATTAtatacttttgtaaatataaatattatccatttatttatcaaattataaaaatattattattatagtgaataagtttccttatttatttcaaacttcagaaaataaatcataaattaaaaaagaaaaaatagttcatcttttcctatccatttatttatcaaattataaatatattattactaTAATGAATAAGTTTCTTTATCTATTTCAAAATTCAGAAAATAAATcagaaattaaaaaggaaaaatccttcatcttttcctatcattttttcactatatatatatatatatatcattattcataTGCTTAGATGATTGTCCCCAAAAACAGTAGCATGTAGAAAGCGGGCAAAGATGCACATGACCAACCAATATATTACCCTTTTTCTTCCTGTACCCATGAAACCTTGATAAATGAATCTTGGATAAATTAATAACCTCGTTTCAATATTCTAATCCAACTAGGTCTAGtatactaaattaataacctttctaaatgtataaaataataatatttttaaaaatccttaATGCCCAAGAAAATGTAAATTCATACGTGATGAAGTGTATAGTATATATGTATTGAGTAACTTCACAATTcaaattcataataatattttacaatcttcaaattattagttttttttattatttaaatatcattgataaatcataaaactttatattcattttaaatcttgCAATAATGTGTACAtagtttttattcttgtttCTGAAAAAACCATAGGCCTTGGTGGCCTTTTTGATATTTCTATTCCAAATACCCAGGTCCAAATCTCATTGTCCACTTCAATGGCTTTTTCCCTCGAAAGCCGAAGTAGCCCATAAGTTAGTCATTAACATAGATATGGGCTTGGGTGATGAGTGTGGGCTTAAGCGCCCGAGTGGAGCACTTGGACTATGGGCCAATAGCTGAGTTTGGAAATGGTTGTAGCTTCTAGATCGGCTGAGCCGcgagaaataattttttctggaaataaagtaataaattaaggaaaatctAGATTCTGATATCATGATTTTATGAACACTGACTATATACTAAATGAGTTTGTGAAATATGATCTTAATTTGATCAATATTCAACTTTGTAAAATCAATTTATGACTTAATTATTGATTCCATTACCATCAATCTTATAAGAAATCAGTACGTGGaatagaattttgatttaataattaatgCTCATCctcataaaatcaatttttgaactaAATATTGGCTTAATTACATCAATTTGAATTAACacctcattaattttattaattctagaaattaaataaatttataaattatacgTATTAAAGTAAATTACAAATTATGTGGGGGGTTCCTCTCCATGTGTCCCTTTCAAGTTCAAGACCCCTTGGTCATCTAGGGCGAGTATGTAACCCATCCGGGATCATTCCGTCCAAGCCAAGATAAGTTTCATTTAGCACCAGAAGTAAAAGGGTTCCCTTCTCCCACAGGGCTAGACAGAATCGACGGCCTAGACTCCCAAACAAGAAGGACTGTCCAATCAAGTCTTTAAAACCTTTGACATGCATAATCAATCACGTTTAACATATGAGCGGCCAAGGAAACTCCATTTAGCCCACAGGTCCATGTCAATTAATTGTGGCACATATTCCCAAACGTTGATAGGCTAAATGGACAAACAACTGCACGGTCTAAGATCTTGGCACATCGGCAGATGGCACTTGTCAACTGCCCTTAACTGAGATGATTGCCTAGTCGCCCTAAGGACAATCATCATTACAGGAAGGGTCAGAGTGCATAGTCAGCACTACAGTGATGGTGTCATCAACTTTATATAAGCCCTTCAAAAAGCACGAACAAGGTATGCGCACGTACATACACTCACTCTCTCTCATAAAATAGTTGGAACTACTCTTGTTTGACTTAATCTTCGAAGGGGCGTGCCCGGACCATTGGTCCGGACATCCTTTTGTGCAGAAAAGAAGCCCGTTTGGCTCTAATACAGTTGGACAGACTTTTCAAGAGACACGAAGTAGGGAAGAAGTCTGTCTGACTTCAGCAAAGCTAGATAGACTTGACTCTAGTTGGCTTAACATCAACAAATTATATATGCTAGTACATCAAATTGTACATGCTTGTAAATAAGCATCATCATTCTTGTTGGAATTAATTtccattaatttcatattttcttgcATTTCTTCTTTTGTCTTAATGTGTTAAGTTCTTGTTATTGCTTTCTTCTAAGTTGTTGTATACATGAGAGCTTGTACTACATTGATGTTAAAACATGCTTCTCGTGCAATATAGTAGAAACAAGAACATGGCAGAAAGAATAAGAAACCTATTTAGATGTATTTTCCTTCATGCCAAAATATTGAAAGTATTATCATCATCCACAACAAGGAAAAGAGTTTCAGGAtaatattgtaatttcaaaaaataagtataagttgatttcctcatttttacGAAATCCTAAGAAAGAAGCTTTACCTTTAGAGGAAGTTGATAGACATTAAGAAATTTGTGCAAAAGAAATGTTGGTCCCATATTTAGaactatattataaaaattgttataaatatttatagtaATTTGTAGAAGATAACACTATTACCATGTTCGTACTATTATCATATTGGTACAAGCAAAATCGAAGAACTAACTTATTCTCTTCTCTTTGTTCTCTATTaacttttacatttattttataacacgTTATCAACACATCATTCTAATAATAGGAAGAAAAGATAATTCATTCACAAGATTTCTTGCTTGCCTGAAACACGAGAAAAGAATTTATCCACAAGAGTTTTTGCTTGCTTGAAACACTAAACCATATTTATAAAGGTATATGgtcttattttcttcaaacact is drawn from Vitis riparia cultivar Riparia Gloire de Montpellier isolate 1030 chromosome 18, EGFV_Vit.rip_1.0, whole genome shotgun sequence and contains these coding sequences:
- the LOC117907166 gene encoding disease resistance protein RPV1-like, with translation MAPTTSSTVLSLGCKWDVFLSFRGEDTRFTFTDHLHSALCQKGIRTFRDDEGLDRGEEIGSSLLKAIEESRMYIVVFSKTYAHSKWCLDELAKIMEWKTQKGQTVVPVFYHVDPSDVRNQTGSFGEAFDNHQKVPQDKVMRWKAALRAAANLSGWHVQHGYESQATQRIVQDILSRNLKLLHVGDKLIGMERRLKEMASRLSIDSNDVRMIGIYGMDGIGKTTLAKVVYNEIAHLFNGASFLLNISSQKPNLLQLQNQLLRDILGEDIPSITDISEGTHVIRHRLCFKKVLVVLDDVDHIRQIYFLVYNCRYFGPGSRIILTSRYKRLFLVWRVDESYMVEELNCKEAIQLFSLHAFHMNSPQKGFIDLSRRIVDYCKGLPIALEVLGSLLFGKKKFEWKSVLQRLEKRPSMQIQNVLMRGFQTLDMFEREIFLDVACFFKGEDLNFVLRILDTCNLFALGGMRVLEDKSLISIFDKKLLMHDLMQKACWEIVRQQDHNEPGKWSRLWDPEDVHHVMTKNTGTERIEGIFLNMSLSNEIHLTSDAFKKMTRLRLLRVYQNAENNSIVSNTVHLPRDFKFPSHELRYLHWDGWTLESLPSNFDGEKLGELSLRHSSLKYLWKRRKRLPKLVVIDLGNSQHLLECPNLSFAPRVERLILDGCTSLPEVHPSVTKLKRLTILNVKNCKMLHYFPSITGLESLEVLNLSGCSKIDKFPEIQGCMENLLELNLEGTAIVELPPSVVFLPRLVLLDMKNCKNLMILPSNIYSLKSLGTLVLSGCSGLEIFPEIMEDMECLQELLLDGTSIKELSPSIVHLKGLQLLNMRKCKNLRSLPNSICSLRSLETLIVSGCSKLSKLPEDLGRLQFLMKLQADGTAITQPPLSLFHLRNLKELSFRGCKGSTSNSWISSLLFRLLHRENSDGTGLQLPYLSGLYSLKYLDLSGCNLTDRSINDNIGHLHFLEELNLSRNNLVTVPEEVNRLSHLRVLSVNQCKSLQEISKLPPSIKLLDAGDCISLESLSVLSPQSPQYLSSSSCLRPVTFKLPNCFALAQDNVATILEKLHQNFLPEIEYSIVLPGSTIPEWFQHPSIGSSVTIELPPNWHNKDFLGFALCSVFSLEEDEIIQGPGLICCNFEFREGPYLTSSISWTHSGDRVVETDHIWLVYQPGAKLMIPKSSSPNKSRKITAYFSLSGASHVVKNCGIHLIYARDKKVNHQTRYTSAKRSSDGSRYNCLEESQPKRPRGGENCEEGFHA